TCAGTATCAAAGACCACATATGTGGCATCCTTCAAATTAACATGTTTTTCATTATAGGCAATAGGAATACCATCATCTACAACATTAGCTTCCACACCATAAAGAATCTTAACACCATTTTTCTTTCCAGCGGCATGGGCTTCAGGAAAGGCTTGAAGCGTACTGTGGTCTGTCACGGCAATTGCCTTTTGCCCCCATTTTGCAGCTTGTTCAATATAATCAGTAATATTATTAGTTGCATCCATCATACTCATGTTTGTATGGACATGAAGTTCTGAGCGTTTTTGATCCTCAGGCGCTGTGTCTTTGCGAACTTCATGAGAAATCTGATTAATATCATAGGCATTAATTGCAAGATCGCGCATAAAACTATCTTCTTGAACGCTTCCTCGAATTCTCGCCCATTGACCTTCAGCAATTGCATCAAAACAAGCCTCATCTTCTTCATTTCGCGAAAACTTTTTCACGATGATTGAGGAACTATAGTCAGTTATTTTTAAAATTAATAATTTTCGTGAAGAACGCAATGTTCGAATCTCTTTATCAAAAATATATCCTTGAACAATAACCGAACGTTCTTCTTCAGTAATATTAGCCATCTGAGTGATTTCGTTTTTATCGTCAATCTTTTTTCCCATAACGACTAATCCTTCAATTTTAGGTAGGACCTTTTCTTGCTTTTGCTGATTTTGCTGTTGAATTGCTTGAATTGCTTTTTGCGCTAGTTGCTCATCATCTTTTGCCTTTTGAGCCTTGAATTCAGCAATTTTCTTTTGTGATTTTGATTCATCAATTATTGTGTGAATTGCAAATTTTGGGAAACCAACTTGGCGATAAGTTTCTTCAATTGGTCCCAACGCCTGGTTGACAAGAAATTGTTTTAAAATCTCATTTTCAGCTTCAAGAATCACTCTTTGGTCATCCAAATAGGGTACTTTGCCAAAAGTCAGTTCTTGCACAAATGGTGATGTAACCCCACAGTGTTTGAGTACCCAATTCCAATATTCGCCAAGCTTTCTTTTATTCATTTGCGGTTTTTCAACATCAAAAGAAATTTGAACATGAGCAATATTTCTAAAGCTTTCTTCTAATCTCTGTGAAAATTCTTCAAATAGCGGCAATGGCCAAATATCATCTGTTTTAAATGTAAAGTCCCATCTTTGTGAAAGATGATGTAGTTCCACATTCTCAATTTGAGTGCTATCAAAAATTATTTTTTCTTCATCTTTTATATTCCAATTCAATTGCAGAAGTAATTTTTGAAATAATGTTTTCTTATCAATTCCCAAATTGACCTTCCTTTCTTTTCACAATTACGCTAAAAGTTATAATATCTAGATTTTAGCACCAAAAGTAACTATCTGTAAAAAATCATAATACGAGTTACTAAAAATTAAAATACAAAAGACGAAAGCGATAAAAAGAAATCACCTCCGTCTTCTATTCAAACAAAGCAACCCTCATTTAAATTAAACTTCTTTTTCTGATAGTAAGATACTAATTGCATTTTGCAATTCTTCTTGACGAACTTCAACCGTTTCGCCATTACGCCGCAGCTTGACCTCAACTATGCCTTCTTCAGCTTTCTTACCAATTGTTACTCTAACAGGTAATCCCATCAAATCTGAATCAGCAAATTTAACACCAGCACGCTCTTTGCGATCATCCACTAAAACACTGTATCCTGCATGTTGCAAATCAGACGTAACCTCATCTGCTAATTTAGCTTGTACTTCATTTTTAGAATTAATTGGGACAACATGGATGTCAAAAGGAGCAATTGCCCGTGGCCAAATTATTCCATTCTCATCACTATTTTGCTCAATAATAGCTGACAAAAGCCGCGACACCCCGATACCATAACAACCCATAATTACTGGGATTTGACGCCCATTTTTGTCAAGTATATTTGCTTTTAAAGAATCAGAGTAGCGTGTTCCCAACTTGAAAATATGACCAATTTCAATTCCCCTAGTAAACTTTAAAGATCCTTGTCCATCTGGAGATGGTTCACCTTCATGAACCGTCCGCAAATCAACATAATCATCAACTTCATAATCTCTGGGTGCATTCACGTTGATAAAATGATATCCATCTTCATTAGCTCCGCAAATTCCATTACTCATTTTTTCAACATCAATATCTGCGACAACTCGCAAATTCTTCGAAATTCCAACTGGTCCGACTGAACCAAAATCAGCTCCAAGAATCTTTATCGTTTCTTCTTCAGTTGCCATTCTAAGTTCTTTTGCACCTAAAAAATTTTTTAATTTAACTTCATTAAGTTCATCAATACCCCTGAGTAAAACAATCGTAGGTTCCTCGTCAACATATAACAAAAGTGTTTTCAAAATATTTTCAACTGTTGTGTCAAGAAACTTAGCTACTTCTTCGACAGTTTTTGCATTTGGGGTTGCCGTTTTCTTCAAGTCTCGTTTACTTTCATGTGATGTCTTAGCAACTCTTAAATTCTTTGCCATTTCCAAATTTGCAGCATAATCACTTCCATCGGAGTATACAATTGTATCCTCTCCGATATCAGCAATTGCCATATATTCCTTAGAATCATTTCCTCCCATGGCACCGGCATCACCAATTATTGAACGAAAATTTAAACCACAACGCTCAAAAATTTTTTGATAAGCACCTTCCATTTGATTATAGACAGTATCTAAACTATCTTGTGTTGCATGGAATGAGTAGCCATCAAACATTAAAAATTCGCGACCGCGCAACAATCCAAAACGAGGACGATTTTCATCACGATATTTCATTTGAATTTGATATAAATTTAACGGCAATTTTTTGTATGACTTAATTGAATCCCTAATTACTGAAGTAAAGGTTTCTTCATGTGTTGGTCCCAAAATAAAGTCACGCTCATGTCTATCCTTGAGTTTAAACATTGCTGGTCCATATGTTTCATATCTACCAGACTCTTGCCAAAGTTCAGCTGGGATAACAGCAGGTACAAGCATTTCTACTGCATCAATTGCATCCATTTCTTCACGAATGATTTGTTGTATCTTCGTTAAAACTTTATGTGCAAGTGGTAGGTATGCATACATGCCTGCCGTTATTTGTTTAACATAACCAGCGCGAAGCATCAATTTATGGCTGAGTGCTTCTGCATCACTTGGTACTTCTTTAATAGTAGGTACCAAAATTTTTGATTGTTTCATAACTAATCCCCTTTTTAAACAAACTCCGTACATCACTAAGTACTACTAATATATTCTTAGTTAAAAAAATAACGATGAATATCATTCCAAGTTACCAACACCATTAACAGCATTAAAAAGCCAAAACCAATTAAAGTAATAATTCCCTCTTTTTCAGGTGATAATGGTTTTCTTCTGATTGCTTCTATGATGTTCAAAATTATCTTCCCACCATCTAATGCTGGGATAGGAAAAAGATTTACAATTCCTAAATTAATCGAAAGAAATGCTAGCAGACTGATCACACTCGTCAAACCATATTGTGCTGCTTCAGAGGTATAGGAGTATATTGCAACCGGTCCACCAAAATCATTTAAACTAAACCCATGTGTAAAAATACCGCCAATTGCTGCGAACAAAGCCAACATTGTCGTCCAAGTCTTTGTAAATCCATAGGTTGCAATTGCCATAAATGAAGAATCAGTATGCGTTTTGGCTGTGATTCCAATTAGTCCAATTTTTTTACCATTTTGATTCTGAACTTTAGGTGTCAACGCAACAGTTTTTTCTTGATTATCACGACTATAAGTCACATTAATTTTTTTATTGGGAGAAGCATTTACGTAAGATGAAAGTTTCACCCAACTAGTAGTTTTATGTCCATTAACAGCAACAATTTCATCGCCAACCTTCAATCCTGCTTTTTTGGCCACAGAACTTGTAGCAAATCCACCGATCTTTGTAGAATTTTCTGAAGTTATCACTCCGCCCTGGATAACTGCAACAAGAGTAAAAGCAATAATTGTCAAAATGAAATTATTAAGCGGACCTGCAAAATTTGTAAGCATTCTTTGCCAAAGTTTTGCTGATTGAAATTGAACATCGATTGGAGCAATTCTAACCTTTGTTCCATCTTCTTCAATAATTGAAGCATCATGCGAAACCGAAAAACGACGATACTTATCTTCCTCGCCATTTTCATATCCTTCGATCCAAAGCTCTTTTTCAAGATCCCATTTCACAATTTCAACCGGTATCCCAGAAATTAAAGTCTTCTTTTTGCTCGCATTAATTGTTTCAACTACATTATCTTGGTTCAAAAGCAAACTAACTGTAGTACCTGGTTTCAGTGAATCATCATCGTCCTCAAGTCCTGCCATTCGAACATATCCACCTAAAGGAAGAATTCGCACTGTATAGGTCGTACCATTTTTTTGATGTGCAAAAATTTTTGGCCCCATGCCAATTGAAAATTCGCGTACTAAAATACCGGCACGCTTTGCAAAATAGAAATGTCCAAATTCATGAACAACTACCAGAATCCCAAAAACAATAATAAACGTCACAATTGTAATTAGCATGTTAGCTTCCTTTCAGTATAAAACGATTTTCAAATTAAGCCGATAAAATGTGCAACCGGTAAAACAAACAGTAAAGAGTCAAAGCGATCTAAAATTCCTCCATGACCAGGTAAAATACGTCCAGAGTCTTTGACCCCATAAAAGCGTTTCAATGCTGACTCAACTAGATCACCAACTTGACCAACAATTGATAAAACTAATGTTATCAGTAATATTGATAAAAAGCTCACCCCTTGTGGATAAAGTAGTGTGAACCCACCAGCAATTACCATTGCAATTATCACACCACCAACTGAGCCTTCCCATGTTTTGTTGGGACTAATATGTGGTGCCAGCTTATTTTTACCTAATTTTCGTCCGACCATATATGCGCCACTATCAGTAGACCAAACTATTAACAATAAATAAAAAACAGTTGAAATCCCCACAGTTCTAGCTTGCATCAAATAATGAAATCCCACAGATGCATAAATTGTTCCTAGAATCAACATCCCTGCATCGTCAAAAGAAAAGCGATTTTTTGTAAATACAGTGTATGTCAATAGCATCAATACAAAGAAATAAAAAATAGTAAATTGTGTTGTATCACTAGGTAAAAACGTCAGCCAGTTTTGAGGAATAAGTACCGCCAAAGCTGCCAACATTGAAATAACAGCTTCTGGAGATACTAATAACTTTTTACGCATTATTAGAATTTCAGACAATGCAACTAGACCAAGTAGGATAGCTAATATATCAAATGCTACTCCACCTATCCATACTAGAGGAACAAAAACGATTAGAGCAACTACTGCCGTAATTACACGTTGTTTCATGATTGATTACCCTTTCTTCAGACCGCCAAAACGACGATCACGTTTCTGATATTCTATAATATTCTCGCACAAATCTTCAGGTGTATAATCAGGCCATAAAACATCACTGAAAATGAACTCACTATACGCAAGTTGCCAAAGTAAAAAATTAGAGATTCTTTGTTCACCACTCGTGCGAATCAACAAATCAGGATTTGCCAATTTTTTTAAATTACTCGTCATTAATGTATCTGAAATCAAGCTCTCATCAATTGAATCAGCTACTAATTCCTTTTTTTGAACCTTCATTGCTAAAGTTCTAACCGCAGCCACTATCTCATCTCGGCCTCCATAATTAATGGCAAAATTCAGAATCATTCCTGTACAATGGCTTGTTTGAGCAATTGCTCGATTAACTGCAGCTAAAGTCTCAGCTGGAAGTTCGTTTAATTCTCCCATTGCATTGACCTGAATATTATTCTCAATTAATTCAGGAACGAAAGTATCAAAGAAAGTAATTGGTAGGCTCATTAAAAATTCAACTTCTTTTTTTGGTCGTTTCCAATTTTCTGTCGAAAAGGTATACAGTGTTAAAACCTTAACACCAAAGTTACTTGCCGCCTTAGTAATCTCTTTAACAGTCGTCAAAGCACTCTTATGCCCTGCAATTCTTGGTAAGTGTTTTTTTTGGGCCCAGCGTCCATTACCATCCATAATAATAGCAATATGCTGAGGAATGCGGGTCTCATCGATTTTCTGAACTGTTTCCCTCAGAACATTATTATTTTTAATAAATTTTGAGAACAAGAGTTCACCTCCACTAAAGTTCAAAACTTATTTTAACAAAAAAGTAACAACGGAGCAAAAAGCACTGCTACCTTGGAAATTGATTAATGAAAAAATAAATATCAATCATAAATTTCCAGCATGCAACTCCGTTGTACCTTGTGACTACCTACACTGTCGGTTAAACATCAAGAATTTCTTTTTCCTTTTCAGCTTGAATTCCATCAATGCTCTTTACTGAAGAATCCGTAAGCTTCTGTGCTTGCTCTTCCAGATTATGTAAATCATCTTCAGTTAAATCACCATTTTTTTGTGCTTTTTTAAGTTCATCAATTGCATCTCGACGAATGTTTCGAATTGCTATTTTTGCCTTTTCAGCTTCAGCTTTAACTTCTTTTGCAATTTCTTTGCGTCGTTCTTCAGTTAATTGTGGGATTACCAAGCGAATTGCTGAACCATCATTAGCAGGTGAAATCCCTAAATCAGAAGCTAAAATTGCATGTTCAATATCCTTAAGTGAAGATTTATCATAAGGTGTTACAAGTAAAACACGGGCCTCCGGAATTGAAATTTGAGCAATCTGATTTAACGGTGTTGGTGCACCATAATACACTACCGTGATTCTATTTAAGAGACTAGCATTTGCTCGGCCGGCACGAATATTTCCAAGCTCTCTTTGTAAAGCTTCTTGTGCCTTTGTCATTTTTTCCTGCGCTTTTTTTAAAACTGGATCGTTTATTTTCATTGCTTATTTTCCTTTCACTGTTGTCCCAATTGATTCACCTTTAACCACTCTTTGAATATTACCGCGTTCGTTCATATTAAATACCACCAAAGGAATATCGTTATCCATGGACAGAGACGAAGCAGTTGTATCCATAACCTGTAACCCTTTATTAATAATATCGAGGTGTGTTAGTTCTGAAAATTTAACAGCTGATTGATCTTTTAGTGGATCGGCAGAATAGATGCCATCTACTCCATTTTTAGCCATTAAAATAACGTCTGCATTAATCTCTGAAGCACGTAAAGCAGCTGTCGTATCTGTTGAAAAATATGGGGATCCTGTTCCTGCAGCAAATATAACTATTCTATCCTTTTCAAGATGTCGAATTGCTTTCCGTCTAATATAAGGTTCCGCGATTTGACGCATCTCAATTGAGGTCTGCACACGAGTTGGTACATCTAATGACTCCAAATTATCTTGAAGTGCAAGAGCGTTCATTACAGTGCCTAACATACCAATGTAATCTGCTTGTGATCTTTCCATCCCCATCTGAGCTCCGGCTTCACCACGCCACATATTACCACCACCAACAACGATAGCAATCTGAACACCTAAAGCATAAACTTCCTTAATTTCTTCAGCAACTTTCCGAATTTCTAAAGGGTTAATTCCTGTTTTTTGATTGCCTGCAAGAGCCTCTCCACTTAATTTCAATATCACACGTTTGTACTTTACCTCTGTCATGATGGTCCTCCTATAGTTATCATTTATATGTCATACTTGGGTACACTCATAGATTATTTTATCATACTTGAGCAGTATTGAATATCTCAAAAAAGTCATTCATTGTATATAAATAGGGGTATCAAAACTAATTAGCTTCAATCCCCCTACTTGACAACAGGCGTAGAAAAACTGAGTAGCATGCTGTCTAATATAATATTAGTCTTTAACTTGACTCATAACTTCTTCTACAAAGTTATCTTCTTTTTTCTCAATACCCTCGCCAACCTCATAACGAGTGAATGAAACAACCTTTCCACCCTTTGAAGTAACATATTTTGCAACAGTTTGATCTGGATCCTTAACAAATTCTTGATCTGTCAAACTAATTTCAGCTAAGAATTTGTTCAAACGGCCTTCAACCATTTTTTCAACAATTTTCTCAGGTTTACCTTCATTCAAAGCTTCTTGTGTTAGAACTTCTTTTTCATGTGCAAGTTCTTGCGCAGGTACTTCAGTACGATCAACATACTTAGGATTGATAGCTGCAACATGCATTGCAACATCCTTAGCAGTTGCTTCATCAGCGCCCTCAACAAGCACTAATGAAGCAATTTTGCCCCCCATATGAAGATATGAACCAAAATTTTGTGTTTCTGTTTTCTCAACTAATGTAAAACGGCGTAGTGTAATTTTTTCGCCAATAACTTGAGTTGCTTCAATAATCTCATCATTAACTGTACCTTTATCGGTAGAAATTTTGAGAGCCTCTTCAACATTCGCTGGTTTAGCCTCAGCAATTTTGCTAGCTATAGTCTTAACTAATTCTTTAAATTGTGCATTTTGTGCAACAAAGTCAGTTTCAGCATTGACCTCAACAACAGCTGCAACATTACCAAAAACCTCAACATCAGCTAACCCTTCAGCTGCAACACGATCACTTTTCTTAGCAGCCTTTGCAATCCCTTTTTCACGAAGAAAATCAATAGCCTTTTCCATGTCACCTTCAACAGCGACCAACGCTTTTTTAGCCTCCATCATACCTACGCCTGTTTTATCACGTAATTCTTTAACTTGAGAAGCAGAAATTTTTGCCATTCCTATGGCCTCCTTATTTCTAATTTATAAAAAAGCTGTCCCTAACCTTAAGGCCATTAATGTGCCCAACGTTGGAGACAGCCTAAGATTTAACTATTCAGCATCTTTGGTATTATTTTTACCTTCAACAGCTTCAACAATATCTTCGATTGAATCTACTGCATCTGCATCCTTGAATGATTCTTCAACAGCTTCAATATCATCTTCACCTTGGTTGGCTTCGATAATTGCATCGGCCATTTTAGCAGTAATTAAACGAACTGCACGGATAGCATCATCATTAGAAGGAATCTTAACATCGATTTCATCTGGATCAGCATTTGTATCTACCATAGCAATGATAGGAATATTTAACTTACGAGCTTCTTTAATAGCAATTCTTTCTTTACGTGGGTCAACAACGAATAATGCATCTGGAATACGAGGCATATCTTCAATACCACCCAAGAATTTTTCAAGACGTTCTTTTTGTTTAAGCAAAAGAGCAACTTCCTTCTTAGGAAGAACATCAAAAGTTCCATCTTCAGCCATTGCCTTGATTTCCTTAAGACGTTTGATACGTTTTTGAATTGTATCCCAGTTTGTGAGCGTTCCACCCAACCAACGATGGTTTACAAAATATTGACCAGCGCGTTTTGCTTCTTCTTCAACTGCATCTTGAGCTTGTTTTTTTGTACCAACAAAAAGAATAACACCATTATCTTCTGCTGATTTTTTCATGAAGTCATACGCATCATCAATTAACTTAACCGTTTTTTGTAAGTCAATGATATAGATACCATTACGTTCCGTAAAGATATACTTCTTCATTTTAGGGTTCCAACGACGTGTTTGATGTCCAAAATGAACACCAGCTTCAAGCAATTGTTTCATGCTGATTACTGCCATAATATAAAATACCTCCGAATTGTTTTGTTTTCCTCCCTCGTATTCAACTGAAGCCAGACTCATTTGAGCACTCTGACCACTATCGTACGAAGTGTGAATTAGCGCTTACCATAAAGCACCTGAAATATTATATCGTACTTCGAATTAAAACGCAATAATTATTTATTTTACAATTGTACTTGCTGTTCCATCTTCACAAACACTTTTTGCACTGTTCAAAGAAATCAGCACCATATTTTCAACTGCTGTCTCAGTGTAAAAAGCAATATGAGGTGTTACCAATACATTATCAAGTGCCAATAATTCTTTAAAAATTGGATCATCTATCTTCTTACCACTTAAATCATGATTAAAGATATCACTTTCATTCTCATAAGTATCTAGTGCAGCCCCTGCAAGTTTTCCTGATTTTAAAGCTGAAATTAATGCTTTTGTATCCACTAATGCACCACGAGCTGTGTTAATAATATAAGATCCATCTTTCATCTTATTAAGAATTTCAGAGTTTACTAAATGATGATCATTAGGCGTTGCTGGCATATGCAAAGTAATTACATCTGCTTGTGAAAATAGCTCATCATAACTATCAACATAAATTCCCTGTTCCTTTAATTCTGGATTAGGATATAAGTCATATGCGATAACTTTAGCACCAAATCCACGATAAATATTAATTGCTGCTCGTCCAATCCGACCTGTACCTATGACACCAACAGTAAGCGAGCGTAACTCTCTTCCGACATACGGAGCCCAACGAAAGTCTTGTTTTGCAACCTTATTTCTGAATATTGTCGTGTTACGCAGAAGTTGCATTAATTGAGTTACTGAAAATTCAGCAATTGCATTTGGTGAATATGCAGGGACGTTTGTCACCACTATTCCATTTTCTTTTGCTGCATCTAAATCAACATTATCAACACCGACATTTCGGATAGAAAAAACCTTAACTCCAAACTTCTTGAACTCCGCAAACATCTCACTTGGATAAGTACCTGTTTGAAGTGCCAAAACTCCATCAAAACCCTTAGTTTTTTCAACGGAAGTCATATCCAACATCTCTGGTAAACGCAAAACCTCATTACCAGTCTCTTTCTCCCATTGAGCAAAATACTTTTCCTCATCTTCACGTACATTAAAAGCTATAAACTTCATCATGAACCTCCAAAATTAAATGTTTCTATTCTACGGTGGAATACAAAAAAATCAATAAATAAACTAACTTTCTTGCGAACAAAGAATCCTCGTCCACTCAATATTGTAGCATGAAAGGTATCTCAAAGCTCCTATTTAGCAATGACTTTTATTTTATTAATCTCTGAATGTCTAATCCATGTTCTTCAAGATATTTCAATTTCTGAGTCCGTGTTTGATGTTTGAATGCATATTCAGCTTTTAATGCATCAGATTTATTGTTGAATTTCTCATAGTATAAAAGTTCAACTGGTCTTCTACTTTTTAAACGAGTATATTTTGCACCTTTACCAGCATTATGAACAGCAATCCGATGCTCCAAGTCATTAGTGAATCCACCATATAATGTACGATCAGCACATAACAAAACATAAGAAAAATACGTTTCATTCATTTTTTCCATACAAAATCTCCTTCAACAAAGGTGTATATTCGTTGGAACGATCATACACCACAATGGCTGGCATAAATCTTATACCATTTAGTCTGCCATCTTTGATTGCCTCAATCAAAATCATATTTGCTTCTTTTTCTTTTTTTGGATGAACTAACTGCACTTTTTTAGGTGCAAGTCTGTGTTTTCTCATTAATTCGAAAATCTCGGCAGCTCTTTCAGGACGATGTACAAAATACGCTTTACCGTTCATTTTAAGTAAATCACTTGTGACTTCAATAATTCGTTCAAGGTTCACCGAAATTTCATGGCGAGCAATTGCTAAGTAAGGATTATCATTTTTCTTACTAGTAGGTAAGTCTGAGAAATATGGAGGATTGCAAGTTACAATATCTACAGAGTCTTTTTTTATGAATTCAGTTGCTGTATTCAAATCAATATTTAACATTTTTACTCTGTTTTCTAAGTTGTTAAGTTCTATACTTCGCCTTGCCATATCAGAAAGTCTGTCTTGAACTTCAACCTCAATAATCTGACCGGTTACTTTTTCTGTTAAAAATAATCCAACTGCTCCATTGCCAGCACATAAATCAACTAATTTTCCATTTTCTTTACGTAAGGCACTGGTAAAATGTGCCAATAAAACCGCATCCAAGGAAAAAGAAAAAACTTCTGCACTTTGAATAATCTGAACCTCATTTGAATAAAGTCTGTCAATTCGTTCGTTTTCATAAAGTTCCATTTTAATATCACCTTCATTTTAACTTGCATATCATCACAAAATTAGGCATACTTATCATTGAAATAATTTGTAGGAAAGGAATGTCCTGTGATGTTCTATTCGTTTATTCGTATTGTAGCACGTGTGATAGTCTTCGTAATTAACGGGAATGCACACTATCTTAATAAGGAAAAGCTTCCTGAGGGCAATTATATACTTGTTGGTCCTCATCGTGCTTGGTTCGATATGATTTATTTTGCACTAGGTGCGGCTCCCAAGAAGTTCTCATTTATGGCAAAGGAAGAATTATTCAAAAATTCAATTTTGCGATATATTCTACTCCACGCCAATGCTTTCCCTGTTGACCGTAAGAATCCTGGTCCTTCTGTAATTAAGACGCCTGTTAACTGGCTAAAAAAACGTGACCTTTCATTAATTATGTTTCCTTCTGGAACCAGGCATTCGCAAAGCTTAAAAGGGGGGGTTTTGTTAATCGCACGTCTTGCAGGTGTACCAATTGTTCCTGCTGTATATCAAGGACCTACAACTATGAAGGATTTACTTAAAAGAAAAAAAGTTACAGTTGCTTTTGGTGATCCAATTACAATCAACTCGCGTAAAAAGCTAACAGATGAACAACAACAAATGATTCTTCAGGAAATAACTTCATCATTTAAAAAACTAGATACACAAATCAACCCTAATTATGTCTATATTGATAAAAGTAAATCCTAAAACTTAAAAAAGAAGTTCTGACCGAGTGATAGTTTCGGCAGAACTTCTTTTTTATTGAGTCATTTTAACTCTGGCTCATGCCACACATTTTATTTCTTGATGTTTTGTGACTTCATTGCGTTCATCATTTGATGAAGCTTTTTCTCAGAGGGTTTTTGGCCCATCTGGAGCATCATAGTCTTCAACATAGTTTCATTAATTGGCGGATTTTTCTTCAAATAGCTTTCCATATACTTACGGGCAGCGAAGAATCCACCAACAAAGCCTAAGACAAGCGCAAGGATAACGATTAATACCCAAATTGTGGTTGACATCACGAATTGCTCCTTTCATGTCGTTTCAAATAACAATTTTACACAATTATTAAGTAAAAATAAAGCTCAATCTTGTTCAATCGTCACGTAACCCTTTTTTTCTTTGAATTTCTTTGACCTTTTCAGGTGTCACTTCATTTCCTTCTTTATTAAACACCTGTAACATTTCGACATTACTGCGAAATGTTGCTCGAAATGCTGCCAAGTAATCCTCTCTTAAACTCTTTTGTTCAATCAATTCTTCTTTTGTAAGACCAATACTTTTTTTCTTCTTTGAAAGTTCATTAATGCGATTAATGAGTTTCTGTGGAATTTTACCAGCCATTTTATTACCTCACTGTCAATTATTATTCAATAAATTAATCATACATTAACAGATAATAATTTTCAAATAACTAAAGCGAACGCTTGTTTGTAATATATATATATTTGTGTTAAAGTTATCGTATTAATAATGTGATTGAGGTGCCGCAAATGACAAAAGCTTCCGAAAAAAGACAAATGGCTGTTCTACGTTTCATATATGAACGAGTCAATGAAAAAGGTTATCCACCCACGGTTCGTGAAATTTGCCAAGCTGTTGATTTATCGTCCACTTCTACGGTTCACGGTCATCTGGCACGGCTTGAAAAGAAAGGCTATCTCCAAAAAGATCCTACAAAACCAAGAGCAATTGAACTAACAGCTATCGGTTTAGAAGCATTGGGAATTGAAGAACATTCAGACTCGATTCCTATGCTTGGAACAGTTACAGCAGGTATGCCAATTCTTGCAGTCGAAGAAGCCTCAGAATACTTCCCATTACCACCAAACTTCAACTCCGCT
Above is a window of Liquorilactobacillus hordei DSM 19519 DNA encoding:
- a CDS encoding D-2-hydroxyacid dehydrogenase is translated as MKFIAFNVREDEEKYFAQWEKETGNEVLRLPEMLDMTSVEKTKGFDGVLALQTGTYPSEMFAEFKKFGVKVFSIRNVGVDNVDLDAAKENGIVVTNVPAYSPNAIAEFSVTQLMQLLRNTTIFRNKVAKQDFRWAPYVGRELRSLTVGVIGTGRIGRAAINIYRGFGAKVIAYDLYPNPELKEQGIYVDSYDELFSQADVITLHMPATPNDHHLVNSEILNKMKDGSYIINTARGALVDTKALISALKSGKLAGAALDTYENESDIFNHDLSGKKIDDPIFKELLALDNVLVTPHIAFYTETAVENMVLISLNSAKSVCEDGTASTIVK
- a CDS encoding lysophospholipid acyltransferase family protein, with the protein product MFYSFIRIVARVIVFVINGNAHYLNKEKLPEGNYILVGPHRAWFDMIYFALGAAPKKFSFMAKEELFKNSILRYILLHANAFPVDRKNPGPSVIKTPVNWLKKRDLSLIMFPSGTRHSQSLKGGVLLIARLAGVPIVPAVYQGPTTMKDLLKRKKVTVAFGDPITINSRKKLTDEQQQMILQEITSSFKKLDTQINPNYVYIDKSKS
- a CDS encoding DUF896 domain-containing protein; its protein translation is MAGKIPQKLINRINELSKKKKSIGLTKEELIEQKSLREDYLAAFRATFRSNVEMLQVFNKEGNEVTPEKVKEIQRKKGLRDD
- the lexA gene encoding transcriptional repressor LexA, whose translation is MTKASEKRQMAVLRFIYERVNEKGYPPTVREICQAVDLSSTSTVHGHLARLEKKGYLQKDPTKPRAIELTAIGLEALGIEEHSDSIPMLGTVTAGMPILAVEEASEYFPLPPNFNSADNLFILTIRGESMINAGILNGDQVIVRKQESADNGEIVIAMNDDDEATCKRFFKEDTYYRLQPENDTMAPIILDSVVILGKVVGLYRNFIS
- a CDS encoding YneF family protein is translated as MSTTIWVLIVILALVLGFVGGFFAARKYMESYLKKNPPINETMLKTMMLQMGQKPSEKKLHQMMNAMKSQNIKK
- the tsf gene encoding translation elongation factor Ts, translating into MAKISASQVKELRDKTGVGMMEAKKALVAVEGDMEKAIDFLREKGIAKAAKKSDRVAAEGLADVEVFGNVAAVVEVNAETDFVAQNAQFKELVKTIASKIAEAKPANVEEALKISTDKGTVNDEIIEATQVIGEKITLRRFTLVEKTETQNFGSYLHMGGKIASLVLVEGADEATAKDVAMHVAAINPKYVDRTEVPAQELAHEKEVLTQEALNEGKPEKIVEKMVEGRLNKFLAEISLTDQEFVKDPDQTVAKYVTSKGGKVVSFTRYEVGEGIEKKEDNFVEEVMSQVKD
- a CDS encoding GIY-YIG nuclease family protein, coding for MEKMNETYFSYVLLCADRTLYGGFTNDLEHRIAVHNAGKGAKYTRLKSRRPVELLYYEKFNNKSDALKAEYAFKHQTRTQKLKYLEEHGLDIQRLIK
- the rpsB gene encoding 30S ribosomal protein S2, which translates into the protein MAVISMKQLLEAGVHFGHQTRRWNPKMKKYIFTERNGIYIIDLQKTVKLIDDAYDFMKKSAEDNGVILFVGTKKQAQDAVEEEAKRAGQYFVNHRWLGGTLTNWDTIQKRIKRLKEIKAMAEDGTFDVLPKKEVALLLKQKERLEKFLGGIEDMPRIPDALFVVDPRKERIAIKEARKLNIPIIAMVDTNADPDEIDVKIPSNDDAIRAVRLITAKMADAIIEANQGEDDIEAVEESFKDADAVDSIEDIVEAVEGKNNTKDAE
- a CDS encoding tRNA1(Val) (adenine(37)-N6)-methyltransferase, which translates into the protein MELYENERIDRLYSNEVQIIQSAEVFSFSLDAVLLAHFTSALRKENGKLVDLCAGNGAVGLFLTEKVTGQIIEVEVQDRLSDMARRSIELNNLENRVKMLNIDLNTATEFIKKDSVDIVTCNPPYFSDLPTSKKNDNPYLAIARHEISVNLERIIEVTSDLLKMNGKAYFVHRPERAAEIFELMRKHRLAPKKVQLVHPKKEKEANMILIEAIKDGRLNGIRFMPAIVVYDRSNEYTPLLKEILYGKNE